A section of the Oncorhynchus gorbuscha isolate QuinsamMale2020 ecotype Even-year linkage group LG06, OgorEven_v1.0, whole genome shotgun sequence genome encodes:
- the LOC124038000 gene encoding influenza virus NS1A-binding protein homolog A-like, translating into MIPNGYLLFEDESLLDSTVAKMNALRKSGQFCDVRLQVCGHELMAHRAVLACCSPYLFEIFNSDIEPHGVSHVTFDDLDPEAVEVLLNYAYTAQLKADEELVKDVYTAAKRLKMERVKQICGNYLLSKMESHSVISFRNFSSCMGDGRMLSKIDIYIQEHLLEVSEQEDFFKLPRLKLEVMLEDSLSLPSNGKLYSKVLNWVQRRLWENGDQLDRLMEEVQTLYYSADHKLLDGALIIEEHGMFGVGAEEDHMQLVQKKPPREKSNTQRQPSSSTPGSSSHSGLASNTPKPCRREWKYIASEKTTNNTYLCLAVLDGVLCVIFLHGRNSPQGSPSATPCLMKSLSFEAQSEELEEHPLTSMHYARSGLGTATLHGRLIAAGGYNREECLRTVECYDPKEDLWTFTAPMRTARARFQMAVLMGQLYVMGGSNGHSDELSCGETYDPHTDTWAQVAELRTNRCNAGVCSLNNKLFVVGGSDPCGQKGLKNCDAFDPVTKTWNNCAPLNIKRHQAAVCELDGFMYVIGGAESWNCLNTVERYNPENNTWTLIAPMNVARRGAGVAVYNGKLLVVGGFDGSHALRCVEVYDPVRNTWRMLGSMTVARSNAGVAALGDVICAVGGFDGNNFLNTLEVYDPETDEWSDCAEALSSSV; encoded by the exons ATGATTCCCAATGGTTATCTGCTCTTTGAAGATGAGAGTCTCTTGGATTCCACCGTAGCCAAGATGAATGCCCTGAGAAAGAGTGGACAATTCTGTGACGTGAGACTGCAG GTGTGTGGTCATGAGTTGATGGCTCACCGTGCTGTGCTGGCCTGCTGTAGCCCCTACCTGTTTGAGATCTTCAACAGCGACATTGAACCACACGGCGTGTCCCACGTCACCTTCGATGACCTTGACCCAGAGGCTGTGGAGGTCCTGCTTAACTACGCCTACACTGCCCA GTTGAAGGCAGACGAGGAGTTGGTTAAGGATGTCTACACTGCAGCCAAAAGGCTAAAGATGGAACGAGTAAAGCAG ATCTGTGGCAACTACCTGCTATCGAAGATGGAATCCCATAGTGTCATCTCCTTTCGTAACTTTTCCAGCTGCATGGGTGACGGCCGCATGCTCTCCAAGATCGACATCTACATCCAAGAACACCTGCTGGAGGTCTCTGAGCAGGAGGACTTCTTCAAACTCCCCCGCCTCAAA TTAGAAGTAATGCTGGAAGACAGCTTGAGCCTGCCCAGCAATGGCAAGCTCTACTCCAAGGTGCTTAACTGGGTCCAGCGCAGACTGTGGGAGAATGGAGACCAACTGGATAGACTGATGGAGGAG GTGCAAACGTTGTACTACTCAGCCGACCACAAGCTGCTCGATGGCGCACTCATCATTGAGGAACATGGGATGTTTGGGGTTGGTGCGGAGGAGGACCACATGCAGTTGGTTCAG AAGAAGCCCCCCCGTGAGAAAAGCAACACCCAGAGACAGCCGAGCTCCTCCACCCCCGGCAGCTCTTCACACTCCGGCTTGGCCTCCAACACACCCAAACCCTGCAGGAGAGAGTGGAAGTACATCGCTTCCGAGAAGACCACCA aCAACACCTACCTGTGTCTGGCCGTACTggatggggtgttgtgtgtgatCTTCCTGCATGGCCGCAACTCTCCCCAGGGTTCTCCCTCTGCCACACCATGTCTGATGAAGAGCCTGAGCTTTGAGGCTCAGTCTGAGGAGCTGGAGGAACACCCGCTGACCTCCATGCACTACGCCCGCTCTGGCCTGGGCACTGCCACCCTGCACGGCAGGCTCATCGCTGCAG GAGGGTATAACCGGGAGGAGTGCCTGAGGACTGTGGAGTGTTACGACCCCAAAGAGGACCTCTGGACCTTTACTGCTCCCATGCGGACTGCCAGGGCTCGCTTCCAGATGGCCGTGCTCATG GGTCAGCTGTATGTGATGGGTGGCTCCAACGGTCACTCAGACGAGCTGAGCTGTGGGGAGACCTACGATCCCCACACTGACACGTGGGCTCAGGTGGCAGAGCTCCGGACCAATCGCTGCAACGCAGGTGTCTGCTCGTTGAACAATAAGCTGTTTGTGGTGGGAGGGTCAGACCCCTGTGGGCAGAAAGGACTGAAGAACTGTGATGCTTTTGACCCTGTGACCAAGACCTGGAACAACTGTGCCCCCCTCAACATCA AGAGGCACCAGGCTGCGGTATGTGAGCTGGATGGCTTCATGTACGTGATTGGAGGTGCTGAGTCGTGGAACTGCCTGAATACAGTGGAGCGCTACAACCCTGAGAATAACACTTGGACCCTTATCGCCCCCATGAACGTAGCTCGCAGGGGGGCTGGGGTGGCCGTCTACAATG gGAAGCTCTTAGTGGTTGGTGGGTTCGATGGCTCCCATGCACTGCGCTGCGTAGAAGTGTATGACCCAGTCCGTAACACGTGGAGGATGCTGGGTAGCATGACTGTGGCACGGAGCAATGCGGGTGTGGCTGCGCTGGGTGACGTCATCTGTGCCGTGGGAGGCTTCGACGGAAACAACTTCCTGAACACGCTCGAGGTGTACGACCCTGAGACGGACGAGTGGAGCGATTGCGCCGAGGCCCTCTCCTCTTCCGTCTGA
- the LOC124037416 gene encoding uncharacterized protein LOC124037416: AAFDTVNHQILLSTLSELGISGAAHAWIASYLTGRSYQVANRISACLADISVWMTDHHLKLNLGKTELLFLPGKDCPFHDLAITVDNSIVSSSQSAKNLGVILDNTLSFSTNIKAVARSCRFMLYNIRRVRPCLTQEAAQVLIQALVISPLDYCNSLLAGLPACAIKPLQLIQNAAARLVFNLPKFSHVTPLLRSLHWLPVEARIRYKTMVLAYGAVRGTAPQYLQALIRPYTQTRALRSSTSGLLASLPLRKYSSRSAQSKLFAALAPQWWNKLPHDARTAESITTFRRHLKPHLFKEYLG, encoded by the exons gctgccttcgatactgtgaaccatcagatcctcctctccaccctctccgagttgggcatctccggcgcggcccacgcttggattgcgtcctacctgacaggtcgctcctaccag gtggcgaatcgcatctctgcatgtctggcagacatatcagtgtggatgacggatcaccacctcaagctgaacctcggcaagacggagctgctcttcctcccggggaaggactgcccgttccatgatctcgccatcacggttgacaactccattgtgtcctcctcccagagcgctaagaaccttggcgtgatcctggacaacaccctgtcgttctcaactaacatcaaggcggttgcccgttcctgtaggttcatgctctacaacatccgcagagtacgaccctgcctcacacaggaagcagcgcaggtcctaatccaggcacttgtcatctcccctctggattactgcaactcgctgttggctgggctccctgcctgtgccattaaacccctacaactcatccagaacgccgcagcccgtctggtgttcaaccttcccaagttctctcatgtcaccccgctcctccgctctctccactggcttccagttgaagctcgcatccgctacaagaccatggtgcttgcctacggagctgtgaggggaacggcacctcagtacctccaggctctgatcaggccctacacccaaacaagggcactgcgttcatccacctctggcctgctcgcctccctaccactgaggaagtacagttcccgctcagcccagtcaaaactgttcgctgctctggccccccaatggtggaacaaactccctcacgacgccaggacagcggagtcaatcaccaccttccggagacacctgaaaccccacctctttaaggaatacctaggatag